CGTCGGCGAAGAGTTCGGTCGCGTAGAGGTCGCGGATCGCCTCGTCGAGCCGTTCGCGGTCATAGGCTTCGCCCGGGCGCAGCTTGAGATAGGAGAGAACCGTCTCCGGCTCGAGGCGCTGGGCGCCGGTTACCGCCAGCGAGCGGACCGTGCCGCTGCCGGGCAATCCGACGGTGATCGGCGATTGCGCCGCCGGAGCGGGCGTCGTCGGCTGCGCCGTCTGCGCGTAGCCAGCCGCGGAGAATCCGCCGAGCATGGTGCCGACCAGCAAAGCCGAGCACAGCCGCCGATTGTTGGAAAATGCATTGATCGCTGTCACGCGTCCCCGCCTTTACGCTGCACGGCCGGAGAAATCCGGCGCGCGTGGTCCCTGTTGGTCCCTGCCCTGCCCCAAGCTGATCAGCCGATCAACCCGCCAAGCTTCTTCCAGACGCCGAAAGACGCCAGATCGTTCAGGGTCACGAACATCATCAGCGCCAATAGCGCCGCGAGCCCGGTCCTGAACGCCCATTCCTGCGCCTCCGGCTTCAGTGGTTTCCGTCGCACCGCCTCGATCGTGTAGAAGGCCAGATGCCCGCCATCGAGCAAGGGGATTGGCAACAGGTTGATGAATCCCAGATTAATTGAAATCACGGTCATGAACATCAGGAAGCTGAACCAGCCTACACTCGCCTGCTGACCGGAATATTGGGCGATCTTCAGCGGCCCGCCCATTTCCTTCATCGAGCGGTCGCCGGTGATGACCTGGCCCAATGTCACGACCATCATCTTCACTGTGTCGGCAGTATGCCGAACCGCCGCGATCGGCAGTTCCCAGACCGGCACGTCGTGGAAGACGCGATTGCCGACCGGGCTCACGCCGAGGCGCCCAATGCGGGCCTCGTTGCCGAAGCTGTCGCGCTGGACCTCGGCACGGGCCACCGTGCGAACGGTCAGGCGATCGTCGCCCCGCGCCAGCTCGACCGCGAGCGGCTTCTCCGGGCGGATCTGCACATAGGCGCCGATATCCTCGAAGCGGGAGATGCGCAGGCCGTTGATCGTGAGGATCTGGTCGCCGGGGCGGATGCCCGCGCTCTCGGCCGCAGAACCGGGCGCGACATAGGCGATCACCGCCGGCGTGCGCGGCTCGCCATAAGCGGCGAACACGCCCATGTAGACGATGATCGCGAACAGAAAGTTGGTGATCGGGCCCGCGGCGACGATGATGAAGCGCTGCCACACCGGCTTGGCCTGGAAGCATTGCGCCCGCTCCTCGGCGGGAAGCGACAGCCATTCGTCGGAGGGCTGGCTGGCCGGGTTCATGTCGCCCTTGAACTTGACGTAGCCGCCGAGCGGCAGCCAGCCCACCTTCCAGCGCGTGCCGCGCTTGTCGGTCCAGCCGAACACTTCCCTGCCGAATCCGATCGAGAAAGTCTCCGCCTGCACGCCGAACCAGCGGCCGGCGAAATAATGGCCGAGCTCGTGGATGAAGATGAGCGGCCCGATCACGAGCAGGAAGCTCAGGATCGTCATCAAAAGGCCGGGCGCGGCAGTGGTCAAATTCTGAACTTCCCAATCAGTTCGCTGGCATGGCGCCGGGCTTCCCGGTCCACTGCGAGCACGTCGTCGAGCGAAGCCGGTGCCGGCGGCGTGTAAAGGCTCAACGCTTCACGGACGATATTGGCGATATCGAGGAAAGGAAGCGCGCTGTCCAGAAAGGATGCGACGGCTACTTCATTGGCGGCATTGAGGATTGCCGGCTTGGCCCCGCCTTCGCCGAGCACCTGGCGGGCGAGCGCGAGGGCCGGGAAGCGGACCATGTCCGGCTCCTCGAAGTCGAGCCTGGCGACCTTCACCAGATCCAGCCGCTCGCACGGCGTCTCCATCCGCTCCGGCCACGCCAGGCTGTGCGCGATCGGGATCCGCATGTCGGGCGCGCCCAATTGCGCCAGGAACGAGCCGTCGACATATTCGACAAGGCTGTGGATCACCGATTGCGGGTGGACGACGACGTCGAACGCGTCGGCGCCGAGCGGGAACAGGTGAAAGGCCTCGATCAATTCGAGGCCCTTGTTCATGAGCGTCGCGGAATCGACCGAGATCTTGGCGCCCATCGACCAGTTCGGATGGGCAACGGCCTGCGCCGGAGTGACGCGGCGCATCTCCTCCAGGCTCTTCGACCGAAACGGACCGCCGCTGGCGGTGAGGATGACGCGGCGCACGCCGTGGGGCCGTTCATGGTCGAAGCACTGGAAGATCGCATTATGCTCTGAATCGACCGGCAGCAAAGTCGCGCCGCTCGCCCGCGCCGCCTGCGTCATCACCTCGCCGGCCGAGACCAGAGCCTCCTTGTTGGCGAGCGCGACCGTCTTCCCTTGGCGCAGCGCGGCCATCACCGGGCGCAGGCCGGCGGTGCCGACGATCGCCGCCATCGTCCAGTCGGCCCCGGACGCGGCCGCGTCGA
This portion of the Sphingomonas sp. LY54 genome encodes:
- the rseP gene encoding RIP metalloprotease RseP — protein: MTILSFLLVIGPLIFIHELGHYFAGRWFGVQAETFSIGFGREVFGWTDKRGTRWKVGWLPLGGYVKFKGDMNPASQPSDEWLSLPAEERAQCFQAKPVWQRFIIVAAGPITNFLFAIIVYMGVFAAYGEPRTPAVIAYVAPGSAAESAGIRPGDQILTINGLRISRFEDIGAYVQIRPEKPLAVELARGDDRLTVRTVARAEVQRDSFGNEARIGRLGVSPVGNRVFHDVPVWELPIAAVRHTADTVKMMVVTLGQVITGDRSMKEMGGPLKIAQYSGQQASVGWFSFLMFMTVISINLGFINLLPIPLLDGGHLAFYTIEAVRRKPLKPEAQEWAFRTGLAALLALMMFVTLNDLASFGVWKKLGGLIG
- a CDS encoding 1-deoxy-D-xylulose-5-phosphate reductoisomerase — protein: MRSVTILGATGSVGQSTIDLIARDRDRFDVLALTAHRDVAGLAAAARRVGARHAIIADPSLLAALEDALAGTGIEAAAGEQAVIDAAASGADWTMAAIVGTAGLRPVMAALRQGKTVALANKEALVSAGEVMTQAARASGATLLPVDSEHNAIFQCFDHERPHGVRRVILTASGGPFRSKSLEEMRRVTPAQAVAHPNWSMGAKISVDSATLMNKGLELIEAFHLFPLGADAFDVVVHPQSVIHSLVEYVDGSFLAQLGAPDMRIPIAHSLAWPERMETPCERLDLVKVARLDFEEPDMVRFPALALARQVLGEGGAKPAILNAANEVAVASFLDSALPFLDIANIVREALSLYTPPAPASLDDVLAVDREARRHASELIGKFRI